A genome region from Manihot esculenta cultivar AM560-2 chromosome 5, M.esculenta_v8, whole genome shotgun sequence includes the following:
- the LOC110615672 gene encoding uncharacterized protein LOC110615672 isoform X2: MREGLRSSVKLLAKTDEVKSSLCQATVKIEVDGTEERGFNSTDENTLKLIAPWIEEDILVSAPKEETEINQIDGSRNGDCGSKSDTHEENAMECNDSRRKRRTIDHEGESKDDIVKRQKVKDEDVDGKLQIVGRVLRPRSTVKSDGGQITEGGPSNGGFVGTNSTGRSAFEEKGVKAEKEDSGHFDSRDSFHLGNVLRKKLGRKRGRPPKFLKSEFQQKLANVDHAVNEKIEQSADRGGVKNTKRKRGRPPKSPQNEKSKKKWGDMEKEWICLSASQVTTQKPRRGRPPKAQGSHLSEMKRVKEAEVNQSAGKESDQPVGGKNLKPKRGRPLKARENDKYGKRWGEMKKEGIDLSASHQMKDEEIEKPKSRRRSLPKALGSDLSKKKGIEVKEEEHGQSAGEMSDQPNSEVRENAKHKRGRPPKAQKNDGSVINMVEVRNKETGVPVCKGVDESYGKVRKKLEPNRGRPPKVKKGKKVHASRKDKSIEGNVHFMNHSVGNNSSLAGKGLENVYGMRLLAAKKIDCSSDEKQGGKIKKKAGKVGRCLLQRQAVRDKIVELLLGAGWEIQYRPRNGQEYEDAVYVNPEGRTHWSVTLAYRVLKQHYEGSKGVSDTCKSDFKFTPIPDEELCILTKVMNKVRSDKNKNKNKNKWNQEKVEKPTKIVSKRIKWKLHKRKLGAAANINSKKLKRGKLKSLHCRQNDLACTTGQGKTVSVRGRKRLETHGRRQCSLMVRNSQNSTESESDGYVLYNGKRTVLAWMIDLGTVVLDEKVQYLKHGKPQAVIEGRVTTGGVHCDCCSKTFTIAEFEAHAGGRFCQPFGNIHLETGSSLLQCQLDSWHKQDESSRKGFHFIDIAGEDPNDDTCGICGDGGDLICCDACPSTFHQSCLDIKFPSGLWRCIYCLCKFCGMAGGTTYQRDDNNKTPLHALLTCCFCEEKYHQSCTQVKDGISDDSESSSAFCGKKCQELYKRLQMLFGVKHELEEGFSWTFVRRFYVGTDISLSEPHEVECNSKLAVALHIMDECFLPMVDHRSGVNLIRNIVYNFGSNFNRLNYSGFFTAILERGDEIIAVASIRIHGNHLAEMPFIGTRHMYRRQGMCRRLLTAIEMALSALDIEKLVIPAVSELKETWTSVFGFKPLEGSRKKILRNMNMVVFPGVDMLQKPLLKHQFPEENMNLIQGLKPTELREIHTTKDVTNNFVERSLAAFDLKGSAETCIPHSCDMINELAVVGSVSLLPDGCLNDSSEVAIQSAHTKKCHESGMTSDNLDRRTEIVVEPHDSSCHTDEQCGNVIANNSDERYSAEFDSKVSSETIVPRASNIIGEPASVEFVSLLPDGFLNDTSEVASRSANTIKCHESGSLYPDGCLNDIKCHVQLNVTLDTLDGRNESILNPLGSLCNAHEQNGDGMISNCGGS, encoded by the exons ATGAGAGAGGGCTTACGATCCAGTGTCAAATTGTTGGCGAAAACCGACGAGGTTAAATCGTCACTGTGCCAAGCAACCGTTAAAATCGAAGTAGACGGTACTGAAGAAAGGGGCTTCAACTCGACAGATGAGAACACCCTAAAATTGATTGCTCCTTGGATTGAAGAAGATATATTAGTTTCTGCCCCAAAAGAAGAAACAGAGATAAATCAGATTGATGGGTCAAGAAATGGGGACTGTGGTTCTAAGAGTGATACTCATGAGGAAAACGCTATGGAGTGTAATGATAGTAGGAGGAAAAGAAGGACAATAGATCATGAGGGAGAGAGTAAAGATGATATTGTCAAGAGACAGAAGGTGAAGGATGAAGATGTGGATGGTAAATTGCAGATAGTTGGTAGGGTTCTACGACCAAGGTCTACAGTGAAATCTGATGGTGGACAAATAACTGAGGGGGGACCAAGTAATGGTGGTTTTGTTGGGACAAACTCCACAGGGAGAAGTGCCTTTGAGGAGAAGGGGGTCAAGGCGGAAAAGGAAGATAGTGGTCATTTTGATAGTAGGGACAGTTTTCATTTAGGTAATGTGTTGAGGAAAAAATTAGGCCGTAAACGGGGGAGGCCTCCCAAGTTTCTGAAGAGTGAGTTTCAGCAAAAATTGGCCAATGTGGACCATGCAGTAAACGAAAAGATTGAACAATCTGCTGATCGAGGGGGTGTAAAAAATACAAAGCGGAAGCGTGGTCGGCCTCCAAAGTCTCCACAGAATGAGAAGTCTAAGAAAAAGTGGGGTGACATGGAAAAGGAATGGATTTGTTTATCTGCTAGTCAAGTGACCACTCAGAAGCCTAGGCGTGGGAGACCACCCAAGGCTCAGGGGAGTCATCTGTCTGAGATGAAAAGGGTTAAGGAGGCAGAGGTTAATCAATCTGCTGGCAAGGAGAGTGATCAACCTGTTGGGGGGAAAAACTTAAAGCCTAAGCGTGGGAGGCCTCTGAAAGCTCGGGAGAATGACAAATATGGGAAAAGGTGGGgtgagatgaaaaaggaaggGATTGATTTATCTGCTAGTCATCAGATGAAGGATGAAGAGATTGAAAAACCAAAGTCTAGGCGTAGGAGCCTGCCCAAGGCTTTGGGGAGTGATCTGTCTAAGAAGAAAGGGATTGAGGTAAAGGAGGAAGAGCATGGTCAATCTGCTGGTGAAATGAGCGATCAGCCAAACAGTGAAGTGAGGGAAAACGCAAAGCATAAGCGTGGGAGACCTCCAAAGGCTCAAAAGAATGATGGATCTGTAATAAACATGGTTGAAGTGAGAAATAAAGAGACTGGTGTACCTGTTTGTAAAGGTGTTGATGAATCATATGGAAAAGTGAGGAAGAAGCTAGAGCCTAATCGTGGGAGACCTCCCAAGGTGAAAAAGGGTAAAAAGGTGCATGCATCTAGGAAAGACAAATCAATAGAAGGCAATGTACATTTTATGAACCACAGTGTTGGGAATAATAGTTCATTGGCAGGAAAGGGACTTGAGAATGTATACGGCATGAGATTACTTGCAGCTAAGAAGATTGACTGCAGCAGTGATGAGAAGCAAGGAGGGAAAATTAAAAAGAAGGCAGGGAAAGTGGGACGCTGTCTATTGCAGAGGCAGGCAGTGAGAGATAAAATTGTGGAATTGCTTTTGGGTGCTGGCTGGGAAATTCAGTATAGGCCAAGGAATGGTCAAGAATACGAGGATGCAGTGTATGTTAAtcctgaaggaagaactcactGGTCAGTCACCTTGGCTTATCGGGTGCTTAAGCAGCATTATGAAGGCAGCAAAGGTGTTTCGGATACTTGCAAGTCTGATTTCAAATTTACTCCAATTCCAGATGAGGAACTTTGCATACTTACTAAAGTAATGAATAAGGTACGGTcagacaaaaataaaaataaaaataaaaataaatggaacCAAGAGAAGGTTGAAAAACCAACTAAAATAGTTTCTAAAAGGATAAAGTGGAAACTGCACAAAAGAAAACTCGGTGCTGCGGCTAATATCAACTCTAAGAAGTTGAAGAGGGGGAAATTAAAATCCTTGCATTGCAGACAGAATGATTTGGCCTGTACAACAGGTCAGGGAAAAACAGTGTCTGTCAGAGGTCGAAAGCGACTGGAAACTCATGGCAGAAGGCAGTGTTCTCTAATGGTTCGAAATTCTCAAAATAGCACAGAGTCTGAAAGTGATGGCTATGTGCTATATAATGGGAAGCGAACTGTGCTCGCCTGGATGATTGATCTGGGAACTGTCGTCCTAGATGAGAAGGTGCAGTATTTGAAACACGGGAAACCACAAGCGGTGATTGAGGGTAGGGTTACAACAGGTGGCGTTCATTGTGACTGCTGTAGTAAAACTTTTACAATTGCAGAATTTGAGGCTCATGCTGGTGGCAGATTCTGTCAGCCATTCGGAAATATACATTTAGAGACTGGATCTTCACTCTTGCAATGCCAGCTAGATTCATGGCATAAACAAGATGAGTCTTCTCGTAAAGGGTTCCATTTCATTGATATTGCTGGTGAAGATCCTAATGATGATACATGTGGGATCTGTGGTGACGGTGGGGACTTGATTTGTTGTGATGCTTGCCCATCAACATTCCACCAGAGCTGCCTAGATATAAAA TTCCCCTCTGGGCTCTGGCGTTGCATATATTGTTTGTGCAAATTTTGTGGGATGGCTGGCGGGACTACATATCAGAGAGATGATAATAACAAAACTCCATTACATGCATTACTGACATGTTGTTTTTGCGAGGAGAAAT ATCACCAGTCCTGTACTCAGGTGAAGGATGGTATAAGTGATGATTCTGAAAGTTCATCAGCCTTTTGTGGGAAGAAATGCCAAGAG TTATACAAGAGACTGCAGATGCTTTTTGGGGTAAAACATGAATTGGAGGAAGGATTTTCGTGGACTTTTGTTCGTCGATTTTATGTTGGTACTGATATTTCTCTCAGCGAGCCTCATGAAGTTGAATGCAATTCAAAGTTggctgttgcattgcatataatGGACGAGTGCTTTTTGCCTATGGTTGACCATAGAAGTGGGGTCAATCTGATTCGCAATATAGTCTATAATTTTGG GTCCAATTTTAACCGATTGAACTATAGTGGTTTCTTCACTGCAATCCTAGAGAGGGGGGATGAAATAATTGCTGTTGCATCAATTAG GATTCATGGAAATCATTTAGCAGAGATGCCATTCATTGGGACCCGCCACATGTATAGGCGTCAAGGAATGTGCCGCCGGCTTCTAACTGCAATTGAAATG GCTCTGTCCGCTTTAGATATTGAGAAACTGGTTATACCTGCAGTCTCTGAGCTAAAGGAAACTTGGACCTCAGTGTTTGGTTTCAAGCCCCTTGAAGGCTCACGCAAGAAAATATTGAGGAACATGAATATGGTGGTGTTCCCTGGTGTTGATATGTTACAGAAACCATTACTGAAGCATCAGTTTCCTGAAGAAAATATGAATCTAATACAAG GATTGAAGCCCACTGAGCTTAGGGAAATTCATACAACGAAAGATGTGACAAATAATTTTGTCGAGAGATCTTTAGCAGCTTTTGATTTGAAAGGTTCTGCAGAGACTTGTATACCACATTCATGCGACATGATAAATGAACTTGCTGTAGTTGGTTCTGTTTCACTTCTTCCTGATGGCTGCTTGAATGATTCATCTGAAGTTGCAATCCAGAGTGCTCATACTAAGAAATGTCATGAGTCAGGTATGACTTCTGATAATCTGGATAGAAGAACAGAAATTGTTGTTGAACCCCATGATTCTTCATGCCATACTGATGAACAATGCGGCAATGTGATAGCAAACAATTCTGATGAGAGATATTCAGCTGAATTTGATTCCAAAGTTTCTAGTGAGACTATTGTACCTCGTGCCAGTAACATAATTGGTGAACCTGCTTCAGTGGAATTTGTTTCACTTCTTCCtgatggcttcttgaatgataCATCTGAAGTTGCAAGCCGGAGTGCTAATACTATAAAATGCCACGAGTCAG GTTCACTATATCCTGATGGGTGCTTGAATGATATAAAGTGCCATGTTCAGTTAAATGTGACTTTAGATACTCTGGATGGAAGAAATGAAAGTATTTTGAACCCTCTTGGTTCTTTGTGCAATGCTCATGAGCAAAATGGAGATGGGATGATAAGTAATTGTGGTGGGAGTTAA
- the LOC110615672 gene encoding uncharacterized protein LOC110615672 isoform X1, translating into MREGLRSSVKLLAKTDEVKSSLCQATVKIEVDGTEERGFNSTDENTLKLIAPWIEEDILVSAPKEETEINQIDGSRNGDCGSKSDTHEENAMECNDSRRKRRTIDHEGESKDDIVKRQKVKDEDVDGKLQIVGRVLRPRSTVKSDGGQITEGGPSNGGFVGTNSTGRSAFEEKGVKAEKEDSGHFDSRDSFHLGNVLRKKLGRKRGRPPKFLKSEFQQKLANVDHAVNEKIEQSADRGGVKNTKRKRGRPPKSPQNEKSKKKWGDMEKEWICLSASQVTTQKPRRGRPPKAQGSHLSEMKRVKEAEVNQSAGKESDQPVGGKNLKPKRGRPLKARENDKYGKRWGEMKKEGIDLSASHQMKDEEIEKPKSRRRSLPKALGSDLSKKKGIEVKEEEHGQSAGEMSDQPNSEVRENAKHKRGRPPKAQKNDGSVINMVEVRNKETGVPVCKGVDESYGKVRKKLEPNRGRPPKVKKGKKVHASRKDKSIEGNVHFMNHSVGNNSSLAGKGLENVYGMRLLAAKKIDCSSDEKQGGKIKKKAGKVGRCLLQRQAVRDKIVELLLGAGWEIQYRPRNGQEYEDAVYVNPEGRTHWSVTLAYRVLKQHYEGSKGVSDTCKSDFKFTPIPDEELCILTKVMNKVRSDKNKNKNKNKWNQEKVEKPTKIVSKRIKWKLHKRKLGAAANINSKKLKRGKLKSLHCRQNDLACTTGQGKTVSVRGRKRLETHGRRQCSLMVRNSQNSTESESDGYVLYNGKRTVLAWMIDLGTVVLDEKVQYLKHGKPQAVIEGRVTTGGVHCDCCSKTFTIAEFEAHAGGRFCQPFGNIHLETGSSLLQCQLDSWHKQDESSRKGFHFIDIAGEDPNDDTCGICGDGGDLICCDACPSTFHQSCLDIKKFPSGLWRCIYCLCKFCGMAGGTTYQRDDNNKTPLHALLTCCFCEEKYHQSCTQVKDGISDDSESSSAFCGKKCQELYKRLQMLFGVKHELEEGFSWTFVRRFYVGTDISLSEPHEVECNSKLAVALHIMDECFLPMVDHRSGVNLIRNIVYNFGSNFNRLNYSGFFTAILERGDEIIAVASIRIHGNHLAEMPFIGTRHMYRRQGMCRRLLTAIEMALSALDIEKLVIPAVSELKETWTSVFGFKPLEGSRKKILRNMNMVVFPGVDMLQKPLLKHQFPEENMNLIQGLKPTELREIHTTKDVTNNFVERSLAAFDLKGSAETCIPHSCDMINELAVVGSVSLLPDGCLNDSSEVAIQSAHTKKCHESGMTSDNLDRRTEIVVEPHDSSCHTDEQCGNVIANNSDERYSAEFDSKVSSETIVPRASNIIGEPASVEFVSLLPDGFLNDTSEVASRSANTIKCHESGSLYPDGCLNDIKCHVQLNVTLDTLDGRNESILNPLGSLCNAHEQNGDGMISNCGGS; encoded by the exons ATGAGAGAGGGCTTACGATCCAGTGTCAAATTGTTGGCGAAAACCGACGAGGTTAAATCGTCACTGTGCCAAGCAACCGTTAAAATCGAAGTAGACGGTACTGAAGAAAGGGGCTTCAACTCGACAGATGAGAACACCCTAAAATTGATTGCTCCTTGGATTGAAGAAGATATATTAGTTTCTGCCCCAAAAGAAGAAACAGAGATAAATCAGATTGATGGGTCAAGAAATGGGGACTGTGGTTCTAAGAGTGATACTCATGAGGAAAACGCTATGGAGTGTAATGATAGTAGGAGGAAAAGAAGGACAATAGATCATGAGGGAGAGAGTAAAGATGATATTGTCAAGAGACAGAAGGTGAAGGATGAAGATGTGGATGGTAAATTGCAGATAGTTGGTAGGGTTCTACGACCAAGGTCTACAGTGAAATCTGATGGTGGACAAATAACTGAGGGGGGACCAAGTAATGGTGGTTTTGTTGGGACAAACTCCACAGGGAGAAGTGCCTTTGAGGAGAAGGGGGTCAAGGCGGAAAAGGAAGATAGTGGTCATTTTGATAGTAGGGACAGTTTTCATTTAGGTAATGTGTTGAGGAAAAAATTAGGCCGTAAACGGGGGAGGCCTCCCAAGTTTCTGAAGAGTGAGTTTCAGCAAAAATTGGCCAATGTGGACCATGCAGTAAACGAAAAGATTGAACAATCTGCTGATCGAGGGGGTGTAAAAAATACAAAGCGGAAGCGTGGTCGGCCTCCAAAGTCTCCACAGAATGAGAAGTCTAAGAAAAAGTGGGGTGACATGGAAAAGGAATGGATTTGTTTATCTGCTAGTCAAGTGACCACTCAGAAGCCTAGGCGTGGGAGACCACCCAAGGCTCAGGGGAGTCATCTGTCTGAGATGAAAAGGGTTAAGGAGGCAGAGGTTAATCAATCTGCTGGCAAGGAGAGTGATCAACCTGTTGGGGGGAAAAACTTAAAGCCTAAGCGTGGGAGGCCTCTGAAAGCTCGGGAGAATGACAAATATGGGAAAAGGTGGGgtgagatgaaaaaggaaggGATTGATTTATCTGCTAGTCATCAGATGAAGGATGAAGAGATTGAAAAACCAAAGTCTAGGCGTAGGAGCCTGCCCAAGGCTTTGGGGAGTGATCTGTCTAAGAAGAAAGGGATTGAGGTAAAGGAGGAAGAGCATGGTCAATCTGCTGGTGAAATGAGCGATCAGCCAAACAGTGAAGTGAGGGAAAACGCAAAGCATAAGCGTGGGAGACCTCCAAAGGCTCAAAAGAATGATGGATCTGTAATAAACATGGTTGAAGTGAGAAATAAAGAGACTGGTGTACCTGTTTGTAAAGGTGTTGATGAATCATATGGAAAAGTGAGGAAGAAGCTAGAGCCTAATCGTGGGAGACCTCCCAAGGTGAAAAAGGGTAAAAAGGTGCATGCATCTAGGAAAGACAAATCAATAGAAGGCAATGTACATTTTATGAACCACAGTGTTGGGAATAATAGTTCATTGGCAGGAAAGGGACTTGAGAATGTATACGGCATGAGATTACTTGCAGCTAAGAAGATTGACTGCAGCAGTGATGAGAAGCAAGGAGGGAAAATTAAAAAGAAGGCAGGGAAAGTGGGACGCTGTCTATTGCAGAGGCAGGCAGTGAGAGATAAAATTGTGGAATTGCTTTTGGGTGCTGGCTGGGAAATTCAGTATAGGCCAAGGAATGGTCAAGAATACGAGGATGCAGTGTATGTTAAtcctgaaggaagaactcactGGTCAGTCACCTTGGCTTATCGGGTGCTTAAGCAGCATTATGAAGGCAGCAAAGGTGTTTCGGATACTTGCAAGTCTGATTTCAAATTTACTCCAATTCCAGATGAGGAACTTTGCATACTTACTAAAGTAATGAATAAGGTACGGTcagacaaaaataaaaataaaaataaaaataaatggaacCAAGAGAAGGTTGAAAAACCAACTAAAATAGTTTCTAAAAGGATAAAGTGGAAACTGCACAAAAGAAAACTCGGTGCTGCGGCTAATATCAACTCTAAGAAGTTGAAGAGGGGGAAATTAAAATCCTTGCATTGCAGACAGAATGATTTGGCCTGTACAACAGGTCAGGGAAAAACAGTGTCTGTCAGAGGTCGAAAGCGACTGGAAACTCATGGCAGAAGGCAGTGTTCTCTAATGGTTCGAAATTCTCAAAATAGCACAGAGTCTGAAAGTGATGGCTATGTGCTATATAATGGGAAGCGAACTGTGCTCGCCTGGATGATTGATCTGGGAACTGTCGTCCTAGATGAGAAGGTGCAGTATTTGAAACACGGGAAACCACAAGCGGTGATTGAGGGTAGGGTTACAACAGGTGGCGTTCATTGTGACTGCTGTAGTAAAACTTTTACAATTGCAGAATTTGAGGCTCATGCTGGTGGCAGATTCTGTCAGCCATTCGGAAATATACATTTAGAGACTGGATCTTCACTCTTGCAATGCCAGCTAGATTCATGGCATAAACAAGATGAGTCTTCTCGTAAAGGGTTCCATTTCATTGATATTGCTGGTGAAGATCCTAATGATGATACATGTGGGATCTGTGGTGACGGTGGGGACTTGATTTGTTGTGATGCTTGCCCATCAACATTCCACCAGAGCTGCCTAGATATAAAA AAGTTCCCCTCTGGGCTCTGGCGTTGCATATATTGTTTGTGCAAATTTTGTGGGATGGCTGGCGGGACTACATATCAGAGAGATGATAATAACAAAACTCCATTACATGCATTACTGACATGTTGTTTTTGCGAGGAGAAAT ATCACCAGTCCTGTACTCAGGTGAAGGATGGTATAAGTGATGATTCTGAAAGTTCATCAGCCTTTTGTGGGAAGAAATGCCAAGAG TTATACAAGAGACTGCAGATGCTTTTTGGGGTAAAACATGAATTGGAGGAAGGATTTTCGTGGACTTTTGTTCGTCGATTTTATGTTGGTACTGATATTTCTCTCAGCGAGCCTCATGAAGTTGAATGCAATTCAAAGTTggctgttgcattgcatataatGGACGAGTGCTTTTTGCCTATGGTTGACCATAGAAGTGGGGTCAATCTGATTCGCAATATAGTCTATAATTTTGG GTCCAATTTTAACCGATTGAACTATAGTGGTTTCTTCACTGCAATCCTAGAGAGGGGGGATGAAATAATTGCTGTTGCATCAATTAG GATTCATGGAAATCATTTAGCAGAGATGCCATTCATTGGGACCCGCCACATGTATAGGCGTCAAGGAATGTGCCGCCGGCTTCTAACTGCAATTGAAATG GCTCTGTCCGCTTTAGATATTGAGAAACTGGTTATACCTGCAGTCTCTGAGCTAAAGGAAACTTGGACCTCAGTGTTTGGTTTCAAGCCCCTTGAAGGCTCACGCAAGAAAATATTGAGGAACATGAATATGGTGGTGTTCCCTGGTGTTGATATGTTACAGAAACCATTACTGAAGCATCAGTTTCCTGAAGAAAATATGAATCTAATACAAG GATTGAAGCCCACTGAGCTTAGGGAAATTCATACAACGAAAGATGTGACAAATAATTTTGTCGAGAGATCTTTAGCAGCTTTTGATTTGAAAGGTTCTGCAGAGACTTGTATACCACATTCATGCGACATGATAAATGAACTTGCTGTAGTTGGTTCTGTTTCACTTCTTCCTGATGGCTGCTTGAATGATTCATCTGAAGTTGCAATCCAGAGTGCTCATACTAAGAAATGTCATGAGTCAGGTATGACTTCTGATAATCTGGATAGAAGAACAGAAATTGTTGTTGAACCCCATGATTCTTCATGCCATACTGATGAACAATGCGGCAATGTGATAGCAAACAATTCTGATGAGAGATATTCAGCTGAATTTGATTCCAAAGTTTCTAGTGAGACTATTGTACCTCGTGCCAGTAACATAATTGGTGAACCTGCTTCAGTGGAATTTGTTTCACTTCTTCCtgatggcttcttgaatgataCATCTGAAGTTGCAAGCCGGAGTGCTAATACTATAAAATGCCACGAGTCAG GTTCACTATATCCTGATGGGTGCTTGAATGATATAAAGTGCCATGTTCAGTTAAATGTGACTTTAGATACTCTGGATGGAAGAAATGAAAGTATTTTGAACCCTCTTGGTTCTTTGTGCAATGCTCATGAGCAAAATGGAGATGGGATGATAAGTAATTGTGGTGGGAGTTAA